The Triticum aestivum cultivar Chinese Spring chromosome 3A, IWGSC CS RefSeq v2.1, whole genome shotgun sequence genome includes a region encoding these proteins:
- the LOC123057231 gene encoding uncharacterized protein, which produces MKVMEMHRSSARAARVAIPTGAAKLSASYRRLLRASVHFFVSQLLAQLGLYKSKEEAARQEEVLGKLDKIVKEWVKELAIQRGQVNANVVLFTFGSYHLGDNKFICGSYHCEQSVCNVLRSVFAVTTRSSTSASKSSAICFLMNFLSSSM; this is translated from the exons ATGAAGGTCATGGAGATGCACAGAAGCAGCGCCAGAGCCGCTAGGGTCGCCATTCCCACCGGCGCCGCCAAGTTGAGCGCTTCGTATCGTCGTCTCCTGCGCGCATCCGTCCACTTCTTCGTTTCCCAG CTTTTGGCCCAGCTGGGTCTGTACAAGAGcaaggaggaggccgccaggcAAGAAGAGGTGCTGGGGAAGCTTGACAAG ATTGTGAAAGAGTGGGTTAAGGAGTTGGCTATTCAGAGAGGCCAAGTCAACGCAAATGTCGTGCTTTTCACCTTCGGGTCATACCATCTAGGG GACAACAAGTTCATCTGCGGCAGCTATCACTGTGAGCAGTCCGTCTGCAACGTGCTCCGCAGCGTCTTCGCGGTCACAACGAGATCCTCAACGTCTGCAAGTAAGTCGTCGGCCATCTGTTTCCTGATGAATTTTCTTTCTAGCTCAATGTGA